GATGGACCATTCAACCGCCAATATTATGGAATTATCGGATGGCATAGTAATATCAAAAACACTGGACTCAACTCCGGCCTTCCCTGAACAAATCGAAAATTTGAGAATGGATGAAAGCCTGATGCATAATAAGGAACAAAATCAAGTGTCCGACTATTATAAAAAATTGAGTTATGTGATTAATGATTACAGTGAAGTTCTGCTTTTTGGCCCTACCGAGGCAAAAACCGAATTATTCAACTCCTTAAAAAGTAATCGTCGTTTTGAAAGGGTGAAGATTACTGTTCAATCTGCTGATAATATGACTAATAATCAGCAGCAGGCTTATGTCAAAGATTTTTTTAATGCCCCTTTAAAAATTAAAGGAGTAAAATAATGGCTGAAATAAAACCAAAAGAGGTTGCCATTATTGTTGCCCACCCCGATGATGAAACATTGTGGGCAGGGGGAACAATATTGAGCCATCCATCGTGGAATTGTTTTGTTGTTTCGGTTTGCCGGGGAAACGATCCCGACCGGTCAGCTAAATTTTATAATGCATTAAAAACGTTTAATGCGACGGGAGCAATGGGAACCCTGGATGATAGTCCGGAACAAAAACCTCTCGATCTTAAAATCGTGGAACAGGCCATTCTTGAACTTCTGCCGGCAAAACATTATCATTTAATTATTTCGCATAATCCATCGGGTGAATACACCCGGCACATTAGACACGAAGAAGTAAGCAAAGCCGTAATTAAACTTTGGTACAAGAAGAAAATAGCAACCGACAAACTTTGGACTTTTGCCTATGAAGATGGCAAAAAAAAGTATTAC
This is a stretch of genomic DNA from uncultured Draconibacterium sp.. It encodes these proteins:
- a CDS encoding PIG-L family deacetylase; this encodes MAEIKPKEVAIIVAHPDDETLWAGGTILSHPSWNCFVVSVCRGNDPDRSAKFYNALKTFNATGAMGTLDDSPEQKPLDLKIVEQAILELLPAKHYHLIISHNPSGEYTRHIRHEEVSKAVIKLWYKKKIATDKLWTFAYEDGKKKYYPRPEKDAAIYRTLTKRIWKRKYSIITETYGFDEDSWEAKTTPKDEAFRQFTDSFTAVKWLNNGGVYL